The Helicobacter canis genomic sequence GCCTTTGCAAACTTAAGCTAAGAGAGAAGCCAAGTAACGCTACAACGCCCTTGACTAACGCAAAAAATGCAATGCCATTAAAGAATAAGCCTAGAAAGATTAGCCCACTGATACTGCCGCATATCCATAGCTTAGAAAATAGCCTTATAAACTTCCCAAAGAAGCTTTCACTCTCACCAAAAAATCTCACGCAATAAAAGCCAATCATCGCAAAAATATACAATGCAATAGCATTAAAAATACCACTATATAAAATCATATATCTTTTATCAAAAAAATAGTCACTCATTATACAATCATATATCCATATTATGCCAAGAACCCCCACAAACGCCTTTTGCCTTATATGCCATATTAAAAGCGGCAAAAAGCAGAGCATAGCGGGTATAATCGTTACCTCTTTTTCAATATCTGCAAAGCGATATGGATATACGCTTAAAGCTGTAATCAAATATGTCAAAACACCATATGCGGCTATAAAGAGCCAGATTTTCATATATGTCCCGCTATATTGCCATAGTCCCAAAAGCACAAGCCCCATTCCACCATAAAACATATAAAGAAAGCAAACAGAATCACCATAAGCATAGATAAAATTTACCACAGGACTAAAGCCTATAAGCAAAAATCCCGCACTTATAAGCCCAATGCCTAGAAGCATTTTTTTAGAATTTAGACTAAATTGTCTTATGTCTAAAACTTTTGTGAGATTTGGCAAAAGGATAATGCTATAAAACAAGCCTATCAAAGCACCAACCACAGCAAAAAAGATAGTAGCAATCTTTTCCCATTCATTTATCTCCCCTGCCAAAGCACCCCATAAACACCCCACACAAATCACAAGAGAGATGTAAAAATATTTTGGCGTAATAAAGCGGATAAAAAAGCGTGAAAAGTAAGAGGGCTTAGAATCTGCCAAGCTAGAATCTATGGGGCGAGCTGGTTGCTCTATCAACTCCTTATGCAACTCCTTGTGCAAAGTCTTTAGCCTTTTAGCTGTGATTCTTACATTGAGTGCAAAAAGCACCAAACCACCTACAATGCCTATAATCATCATTACGATAAGAATGCTATCTGCAATGTTAAAGAGTGCGGATAAAAGCAATGATAATATCGCCCAGACGCCCCCACCTAAAAGCAGCACTAAAATCACTTCAGCAAAAATCACCCGCCAATATCTCTCACTCTCCATAAGGCTAAGGCTTTTACATCTTATAAGCTCATCTAGCTCAAATCTTAGCTCTCTAAAAAGCATTACTAAAGCTACAAAGGGGGAGAGAATATATTGCTTCAAAGCCAACATCAAGGATCCTTAGAAATGTGAAAATATAAAGTGTAGAGCGTGGATTATACATTAAAATTTTTGGTGCATAAAAGCTAAATATGCTTAAGGCACGATCTTAAGCGTGTAGAAAATCATATAAAGGCATAAAGCCTACAAGGCTAGATTCTACTTGTGCTAGAATCCATTTTTAACCACACAAATACACAAAGCAAAACACAAAGGCAAAAGATGATTTGGCTTGATATTATTGACCCAAAATATGTGCTGTTTTTTAAGCCCATTTTACCAAGGCTTAAGGCTTTAGGTTCTGTGATTGTTACCACGCGTGAGAGTAAGGACTATGATGAGTGCTTGAGACTTTTAGAGCTTTTTAACATAGAGCATTATTGCGTTGGCGGCTATGGCGGGGCAAGCAAACTAGGCAAGTTTGAAGCAAGAATCAATCGTCAAAAGGGCTTTTTGGAGCTTTTTGCAAGGCTTAATGCAATGCCAAAGATTTTTATCACCGGAGCTAGTGTTGATGGCGTGCAGTGTGCGTATGGGCTAGGGATACCGGTGGTGCATTTTGCTGATACGCCGGTGGCTGATGAAAAGTTTTGCTTAGAATCTGTAACGATTTTATCCCGCTTAACGCTTCCGCTTTCTCATCTTGTATTCCGCCCTTTTGTCGTGCCTGAGATTTGCTATACAAGCTTGGGGCTAGATTCTACTCAAGTGGTGGAATATGGCTTTATTGATGTGGCATTATGGCTAGATTCTATCCCCTTGCATTATGAGCTAGAATCGCCGCAGAGAAAGGCATTTTGCGAGAATCTAGGGCTAGATTCTGCTTTGCCTATTATTTTGGTGCGTGAAGAGGAGTATAAGGCTCATTATGTCAAGCATAAATTGCCAATTATTTATGAGAGCTTTGCCCTTTTGGCACAAAAGATTAAAGCCAATGTGCTGTGTATGCCCCGCTATGGTAAAGATGAGCTAGAATCTTGCCTTGCAGAGCTTCCACAAGATGCACAAAGTCGCTTTAAGATTTTGCACCATAAGCTAGAGCCAAAGGATTTTTATCCCTTTGTTGATGTGCTTTTAGGCGGGGGTGGGACTATGAATCTAGAGGCGTGCTATCTTGGCATACCTGTGATTTCCACTCGCTCGATCTTGCTTTTTCACGATAGATTTTTGCTTGATAATGCTTTGATGAAACACGCTAAAAGTGCCACTGAAGCGGTGGAGGGCATTGCAGAGATTCTATCCAAACCGCGTTTATACAAAAGGCAAGATTGCCTTTTTGCGAAAAATGGCATAGATATAGATATGTTTATCTCGCATATCAAGGCGTTGTTATAGTGGCAAGAAACCTAAGCTTCAAAGAACTAAGCCCCAAAAGTCTATGCACTCATTCCCGCACAAATCTCCAACACTAAAAGCAGCAAACCTAAGCGGTGGCTTGGCATTAGTGTAGATAGTGGCTAGACTTGCGCAAATCGCTCTAAAAATGCGCGAAATACGCGATAGAGCTGCTCTACTTCTGTGATTTTCACGCGCTCATCTATGCTGTGGATTGTGTCATTGCACACGCCAAATTCTATCGCCTCTATGCCAAACTCTTGGCAAAATCGCGCATCACTTGTCCCGCCGCTTGTGCTGCACTTTGGGGTGATACCACATACTTTTTGAATGCTTGCACTAAGCGTGTGTATCAGCCTAGAATCCTGCTTGCAGATAAAGGGCTTGGCACTTTGCTTTAGGCTAAGCGTGTAGGAAATGCCGACATTTTTTGCGCACACTGCTTGCATAATGGATTCTACATACTCTTGCACGCGTTCTTTAGGGGTAGCAGGAGAATTGCGCACATTAAACATAATCTTTAGCGCGCTAGGCGTTACATTGACCACCTCTAAGCCGCCGCGCATATCGGTGATGACAAGCTTTGTAGGGGCAAAATCCCTATCCCCAGAGTCTAGCTCCACTCCAGCAAGCTTGCCAAGGCTAGATCCTAGGGCTTCTATGGGGTTTATGCACTTGCTAGGGTATGCGGCGTGTCCTTGCTTGCCAAAAATCTCTAGCACGCCATTGATACTGCCTCTGCGCCCATTTTTGATCGTATCGCCTAGAATGCTAGAGCAAGTAGGCTCGGCGACTATGGCGTGCGTGGGCAGTAGATCGCGCTTGGCTAGCTCTTGTAGCGCATAGGCAGTGCCATAAGTGCCATCTCCTTCTTCATCGCTTGTGAGCAAAAGTGAGAGCATAATGGGGGCTGTGGCAGCGGCTTTGGCACAATCTAGTAGCGCGTAGATACAAGCAGCGACCCCTGCTTTCATATCCTGCGCTCCACGCCCATAGATATAGCCATTTTCCACCACCGCGCCAAAGGGATCCACACTCCAGCCATCTCCCACAGGCACGACATCAATATGCCCCATAAAGCAAAAATGCTTTGCTGGCTTAGGGCTTTTGCCTAGCGTGATATGGGCAAAGAGATTGCGCGTGTCGTGTTTATCAATATGCAGGCACTCAAAGCCAGCTTCTAGCAATAAGGCTTTGATAGGCTCATAAATACCGCATTCTTGTGGGGTGATCGTGGGGTAGGTGAGTAGTTTTGCCAGAAAATCTACGCATTGTTGCGCTTGCATTGTGTCTCCTGTGTGCGTTTGTGTCAATGTGGCTTAGACTAGAATCCACTTTTGCAAGTAGATTCTAATATAGATTGCCACGCTGCCGTTGTCGGCTCGCAATGACAAAGATAGATCCTAGTAGAATCTAGGATAATGACTCTAGGCTGCTGCATTGCTTGCTTGAAGCTATATTGCTGCTAGAATCCACTTTTGCTCTTTTTGCCTGCAAATGCAAGTGTAAATGCAGCACATCAAGGCTAGCAGGCGTTATGCCACTAATTTTAGAGGCATCAAAGAGCGTTTTAGGGCGTGCGATTGAGAGCTTCTCCACCACTTCAAGCGATAGCCCAGAAATCCCTTGATAGCAAAAATCTTCCGGGATTGTGGCTTGGAGCTGGGCGTGCATATTATCAATACTTGCTTGCTGCTTTTGGATATAGTCGTGGTATTTTGCTTGTATGTGGATTTGCTCTTTTGCGGCGGAGCTGAAGTGTGAAAACGCCGGGATTTTGGTTTCTGGTGTTGGCTTTTTACTAAAGAAACCTGCTTGCGTGCCCCCGCCTTGCTTTGCCACGCCGCTATCGTGGCTCGCAATGACAGAAAATAAGGCGTTATCACTAGAATCCAACTTCACACTAGAATCCACTTTTCCACTTTTTTGTGCGTTGTTTAAAAAAGTGGATTCTAGGTTTTGCGTCTTTGTTTGTATGGATTGCCACGAAAATCCTTGCGGATTTTCTCGCAATGACGATAAATGAGCGTTGCCGCTAGAATCCACTTTTTTACTTTGCGGCTGATTTTTATTTGCGGTGAATTTTTCACACTCGGCTTGTTTTTCTTCTTCAAGGATTCTAGGCATTGCGGTGGGGCTTTCGTAGTTTTTTGGGGATTTACTAAAGAAACCTGCTGCGGCTTCGCCTTGCACCGCTTCGCTTGTTTTGGGGGCAGAGCTAGACTGATGGTCTGCGGTTGCCTCCAAATCCCCAAAATCTGCGGAATGCCTACCCAAAGCCGAATCCCCACCAAGTAAAGCCGAATCCCCCTTAGAATCCTGCTCACTGCGTAAAAACCCCTCTAGCGCGTCAAAATCCCTAAACCCATCTTTACCTACGATATGTAGTAGCGCGGTTTTTTGGTTGATGGGGGGGAGATTGAGCTGGGCTAGGAAGCTTTGGGCGCGTTTGTTTGGCGTGATGAAGTGCGTGTGTAAAAACGCTAGGGCTTGTGCTATATCTTGCTTATCACGCGCAAAACGCTCGATATGCTCCCTACTCATTGTGCCAAGCTCTCTAGCATAGCCTAGCAAGCGATAGATCGCATTATCTTCGCGCAGTAGCAGCCGATATTCTGCGCGAGAGGTAAAGACGCGGTAAGGCTCATTTGTGCCTTTGGTTACAAGATCATCAA encodes the following:
- the mnmG gene encoding tRNA uridine-5-carboxymethylaminomethyl(34) synthesis enzyme MnmG, with amino-acid sequence MVYDVLVVGGGHAGLEAACIAARMGARVCMLTILVENIALASCNPAIGGLGKGHLVKEVDALGGVMGKITDKCGIQYRILNASKGPAVRGTRAQIDMDLYRIYARNLALNTPNLTISQAMVKEILLDSTGQKAIGVRTNIGKDYYAHKLIITTGTFLQGLVHIGENRLENGRFGESASNDLSTSLRDLGLTLGRLKTGTCPRILGSSIDFTHLEQHSGDENPPHFSYTTSEFTPTQLPCYITYTTERTHELIRENFHRAPLFTGQINGVGPRYCPSIEDKISRFADKSRHQLFLEPQTTHATEYYVNGLSTSLPYDVQEQVIASIPGLENAIITRYGYAIEYDYVLPTQLHHTLESKAIHSLYLAGQINGTTGYEEAAALGLLAGINATLSLQDIAPDRFHFPRKELVLRRDESYIGVMIDDLVTKGTNEPYRVFTSRAEYRLLLREDNAIYRLLGYARELGTMSREHIERFARDKQDIAQALAFLHTHFITPNKRAQSFLAQLNLPPINQKTALLHIVGKDGFRDFDALEGFLRSEQDSKGDSALLGGDSALGRHSADFGDLEATADHQSSSAPKTSEAVQGEAAAGFFSKSPKNYESPTAMPRILEEEKQAECEKFTANKNQPQSKKVDSSGNAHLSSLRENPQGFSWQSIQTKTQNLESTFLNNAQKSGKVDSSVKLDSSDNALFSVIASHDSGVAKQGGGTQAGFFSKKPTPETKIPAFSHFSSAAKEQIHIQAKYHDYIQKQQASIDNMHAQLQATIPEDFCYQGISGLSLEVVEKLSIARPKTLFDASKISGITPASLDVLHLHLHLQAKRAKVDSSSNIASSKQCSSLESLS
- the dapE gene encoding succinyl-diaminopimelate desuccinylase codes for the protein MQAQQCVDFLAKLLTYPTITPQECGIYEPIKALLLEAGFECLHIDKHDTRNLFAHITLGKSPKPAKHFCFMGHIDVVPVGDGWSVDPFGAVVENGYIYGRGAQDMKAGVAACIYALLDCAKAAATAPIMLSLLLTSDEEGDGTYGTAYALQELAKRDLLPTHAIVAEPTCSSILGDTIKNGRRGSINGVLEIFGKQGHAAYPSKCINPIEALGSSLGKLAGVELDSGDRDFAPTKLVITDMRGGLEVVNVTPSALKIMFNVRNSPATPKERVQEYVESIMQAVCAKNVGISYTLSLKQSAKPFICKQDSRLIHTLSASIQKVCGITPKCSTSGGTSDARFCQEFGIEAIEFGVCNDTIHSIDERVKITEVEQLYRVFRAFLERFAQV
- a CDS encoding DUF354 domain-containing protein — encoded protein: MLESIFNHTNTQSKTQRQKMIWLDIIDPKYVLFFKPILPRLKALGSVIVTTRESKDYDECLRLLELFNIEHYCVGGYGGASKLGKFEARINRQKGFLELFARLNAMPKIFITGASVDGVQCAYGLGIPVVHFADTPVADEKFCLESVTILSRLTLPLSHLVFRPFVVPEICYTSLGLDSTQVVEYGFIDVALWLDSIPLHYELESPQRKAFCENLGLDSALPIILVREEEYKAHYVKHKLPIIYESFALLAQKIKANVLCMPRYGKDELESCLAELPQDAQSRFKILHHKLEPKDFYPFVDVLLGGGGTMNLEACYLGIPVISTRSILLFHDRFLLDNALMKHAKSATEAVEGIAEILSKPRLYKRQDCLFAKNGIDIDMFISHIKALL